One window of Channa argus isolate prfri chromosome 4, Channa argus male v1.0, whole genome shotgun sequence genomic DNA carries:
- the si:dkey-246g23.4 gene encoding monocarboxylate transporter 2 isoform X1 → MCLKSVKINMNSLVKPQRVKVAVATPTAPDGGYAWFVLLSCFLVFGLTFGVIKAFGVFYVEIHQYFETTATGTSWITSIAVATIHIVAPVASALSARYSHRSVVILGGLICSIGVIIGSFAHNLIGLYFTVGFLNGFGYALTWTPTVTMLGLYFEKRRPVANALASAGECILTFLLTPLIQLLIDSFSWRGALLIVGGLQLNLCVCGMLLRPLKGTRHKSHASDVKAEEEGMNLESLTKDDSEQSKHCLEEVGQRLPEGSDQRKVKKGYSLEELDEKPTTIDSKRRAKRTELRTKILQYVDYTLITNARFMVYSMFGVFAALGFFAPALFLVPYARSKGIEEYQAAALMSISAVFDLFGRVFFGWVANLRLVKTVQQLTATVILLGTVLLLCPLASSFPELAAFSAAYGLVFGATVAIHITVLAEVVGVQRLGSALGFFMLIRSSGGLLGPPIAGFFIDKMSDYGTGFLMAGVALIISALFLLLLHQMNRREQRSTQKTHDMQLDNMGQTFSAEAKELDVTLTMEK, encoded by the exons AT GTGTTTGAAATCAGTGAAGATCAACATGAACTCTCTAGTGAAGCCTCAGAGGGTCAAGGTAGCTGTGGCAACACCAACAGCCCCTGATGGTGGCTACGCCTGGTTTGTTTTGCTCTCCTGCTTCCTAGTCTTCGGGTTGACATTTGGGGTCATCAAGGCATTTGGTGTGTTTTATGTTGAGATACACCAATACTTTGAAACGACAGCAACGGGAACATCATGGATCACTTCTATTGCTGTAGCTACCATTCACATTGTGG CTCCTGTAGCATCTGCTCTAAGTGCTCGCTACAGCCATCGTTCTGTAGTCATATTGGGTGGACTGATATGCAGCATAGGAGTCATAATTGGGTCGTTTGCTCATAACCTGATTGGACTCTACTTTACTGTGGGATTCCTAAATG GTTTTGGCTATGCCTTGACCTGGACCCCCACAGTAACCATGCTGGGCTTGTACTTTGAGAAGAGGCGTCCAGTGGCAAATGCCTTGGCCAGTGCTGGAGAGTGCATCCTTACTTTTCTCCTTACACCCCTGATCCAGCTGTTAATTGACAGTTTCTCCTGGAGGGGCGCTTTGCTGATCGTAGGGGGTCTACAActtaacctgtgtgtgtgtgggatgcTGCTGAGGCCACTAAAAGGCACCAGACACAAAAGTCATGCCAGTGATGTCAAAGCAGAGGAGGAAGGCATGAATTTGGAATCGCTTACAAAAGATGACTCTGAACAGAGCAAACACTGCCTAGAGGAAGTGGGGCAGAGACTTCCTGAGGGGTCTGATCAGCGTAAAGTGAAGAAGGGCTACAGTCTTGAAGAACTTGATGAGAAACCTACAACCATCGATTCAAaaagaagagcaaagaggacTGAACTGAGAACCAAAATCCTTCAATATGTAGATTACACCCTCATAACTAATGCTCGGTTCATGGTGTATTCAATGTTTGGGGTGTTTGCTGCTCTGGGTTTCTTTGCTCCTGCTCTGTTCCTGGTTCCATATGCACGTAGTAAGGGGATTGAGGAGTACCAGGCGGCTGCACTCATGTCTATCTCTGCAGTGTTTGACCTTTTTGGAAGGGTGTTCTTTGGCTGGGTGGCTAACCTGAGGCTGGTGAAGACA GTGCAGCAGCTCACAGCTACAGTGATTCTCCTGGGTACTGTGTTACTCCTCTGCCCACTAGCCTCCTCATTCCCTGAGCTGGCTGCTTTCAGCGCAGCTTACGGCCTCGTGTTTGGTGCCACAGTTGCCATCCACATCACCGTGCTGGCTGAAGTGGTGGGCGTCCAAAGGCTCGGAAGTGCACTGGGGTTTTTCATGCTCATACGCAGCAGCGGAGGCCTGCTCGGACCACCCATTGCTG gattCTTCATTGACAAAATGAGTGATTATGGGACAGGTTTCCTCATGGCAGGAGTGGCTCTTATCATCTCTGCTCttttcctgctcctcctccatcaGATGAATCGCAGGGAACAGAGGTCAACCCAGAAAACCCATGACATGCAACTGGACAATATGGGACAAACCTTCAGTGCTGAAGCCAAAGAGCTGGACGTTACATTAACAATGGAGAAATAG
- the si:dkey-246g23.4 gene encoding monocarboxylate transporter 2 isoform X3, producing MDHFYCCSYHSHSPVASALSARYSHRSVVILGGLICSIGVIIGSFAHNLIGLYFTVGFLNGFGYALTWTPTVTMLGLYFEKRRPVANALASAGECILTFLLTPLIQLLIDSFSWRGALLIVGGLQLNLCVCGMLLRPLKGTRHKSHASDVKAEEEGMNLESLTKDDSEQSKHCLEEVGQRLPEGSDQRKVKKGYSLEELDEKPTTIDSKRRAKRTELRTKILQYVDYTLITNARFMVYSMFGVFAALGFFAPALFLVPYARSKGIEEYQAAALMSISAVFDLFGRVFFGWVANLRLVKTVQQLTATVILLGTVLLLCPLASSFPELAAFSAAYGLVFGATVAIHITVLAEVVGVQRLGSALGFFMLIRSSGGLLGPPIAGFFIDKMSDYGTGFLMAGVALIISALFLLLLHQMNRREQRSTQKTHDMQLDNMGQTFSAEAKELDVTLTMEK from the exons ATGGATCACTTCTATTGCTGTAGCTACCATTCACATT CTCCTGTAGCATCTGCTCTAAGTGCTCGCTACAGCCATCGTTCTGTAGTCATATTGGGTGGACTGATATGCAGCATAGGAGTCATAATTGGGTCGTTTGCTCATAACCTGATTGGACTCTACTTTACTGTGGGATTCCTAAATG GTTTTGGCTATGCCTTGACCTGGACCCCCACAGTAACCATGCTGGGCTTGTACTTTGAGAAGAGGCGTCCAGTGGCAAATGCCTTGGCCAGTGCTGGAGAGTGCATCCTTACTTTTCTCCTTACACCCCTGATCCAGCTGTTAATTGACAGTTTCTCCTGGAGGGGCGCTTTGCTGATCGTAGGGGGTCTACAActtaacctgtgtgtgtgtgggatgcTGCTGAGGCCACTAAAAGGCACCAGACACAAAAGTCATGCCAGTGATGTCAAAGCAGAGGAGGAAGGCATGAATTTGGAATCGCTTACAAAAGATGACTCTGAACAGAGCAAACACTGCCTAGAGGAAGTGGGGCAGAGACTTCCTGAGGGGTCTGATCAGCGTAAAGTGAAGAAGGGCTACAGTCTTGAAGAACTTGATGAGAAACCTACAACCATCGATTCAAaaagaagagcaaagaggacTGAACTGAGAACCAAAATCCTTCAATATGTAGATTACACCCTCATAACTAATGCTCGGTTCATGGTGTATTCAATGTTTGGGGTGTTTGCTGCTCTGGGTTTCTTTGCTCCTGCTCTGTTCCTGGTTCCATATGCACGTAGTAAGGGGATTGAGGAGTACCAGGCGGCTGCACTCATGTCTATCTCTGCAGTGTTTGACCTTTTTGGAAGGGTGTTCTTTGGCTGGGTGGCTAACCTGAGGCTGGTGAAGACA GTGCAGCAGCTCACAGCTACAGTGATTCTCCTGGGTACTGTGTTACTCCTCTGCCCACTAGCCTCCTCATTCCCTGAGCTGGCTGCTTTCAGCGCAGCTTACGGCCTCGTGTTTGGTGCCACAGTTGCCATCCACATCACCGTGCTGGCTGAAGTGGTGGGCGTCCAAAGGCTCGGAAGTGCACTGGGGTTTTTCATGCTCATACGCAGCAGCGGAGGCCTGCTCGGACCACCCATTGCTG gattCTTCATTGACAAAATGAGTGATTATGGGACAGGTTTCCTCATGGCAGGAGTGGCTCTTATCATCTCTGCTCttttcctgctcctcctccatcaGATGAATCGCAGGGAACAGAGGTCAACCCAGAAAACCCATGACATGCAACTGGACAATATGGGACAAACCTTCAGTGCTGAAGCCAAAGAGCTGGACGTTACATTAACAATGGAGAAATAG
- the si:dkey-246g23.4 gene encoding monocarboxylate transporter 2 isoform X2, which translates to MNSLVKPQRVKVAVATPTAPDGGYAWFVLLSCFLVFGLTFGVIKAFGVFYVEIHQYFETTATGTSWITSIAVATIHIVAPVASALSARYSHRSVVILGGLICSIGVIIGSFAHNLIGLYFTVGFLNGFGYALTWTPTVTMLGLYFEKRRPVANALASAGECILTFLLTPLIQLLIDSFSWRGALLIVGGLQLNLCVCGMLLRPLKGTRHKSHASDVKAEEEGMNLESLTKDDSEQSKHCLEEVGQRLPEGSDQRKVKKGYSLEELDEKPTTIDSKRRAKRTELRTKILQYVDYTLITNARFMVYSMFGVFAALGFFAPALFLVPYARSKGIEEYQAAALMSISAVFDLFGRVFFGWVANLRLVKTVQQLTATVILLGTVLLLCPLASSFPELAAFSAAYGLVFGATVAIHITVLAEVVGVQRLGSALGFFMLIRSSGGLLGPPIAGFFIDKMSDYGTGFLMAGVALIISALFLLLLHQMNRREQRSTQKTHDMQLDNMGQTFSAEAKELDVTLTMEK; encoded by the exons ATGAACTCTCTAGTGAAGCCTCAGAGGGTCAAGGTAGCTGTGGCAACACCAACAGCCCCTGATGGTGGCTACGCCTGGTTTGTTTTGCTCTCCTGCTTCCTAGTCTTCGGGTTGACATTTGGGGTCATCAAGGCATTTGGTGTGTTTTATGTTGAGATACACCAATACTTTGAAACGACAGCAACGGGAACATCATGGATCACTTCTATTGCTGTAGCTACCATTCACATTGTGG CTCCTGTAGCATCTGCTCTAAGTGCTCGCTACAGCCATCGTTCTGTAGTCATATTGGGTGGACTGATATGCAGCATAGGAGTCATAATTGGGTCGTTTGCTCATAACCTGATTGGACTCTACTTTACTGTGGGATTCCTAAATG GTTTTGGCTATGCCTTGACCTGGACCCCCACAGTAACCATGCTGGGCTTGTACTTTGAGAAGAGGCGTCCAGTGGCAAATGCCTTGGCCAGTGCTGGAGAGTGCATCCTTACTTTTCTCCTTACACCCCTGATCCAGCTGTTAATTGACAGTTTCTCCTGGAGGGGCGCTTTGCTGATCGTAGGGGGTCTACAActtaacctgtgtgtgtgtgggatgcTGCTGAGGCCACTAAAAGGCACCAGACACAAAAGTCATGCCAGTGATGTCAAAGCAGAGGAGGAAGGCATGAATTTGGAATCGCTTACAAAAGATGACTCTGAACAGAGCAAACACTGCCTAGAGGAAGTGGGGCAGAGACTTCCTGAGGGGTCTGATCAGCGTAAAGTGAAGAAGGGCTACAGTCTTGAAGAACTTGATGAGAAACCTACAACCATCGATTCAAaaagaagagcaaagaggacTGAACTGAGAACCAAAATCCTTCAATATGTAGATTACACCCTCATAACTAATGCTCGGTTCATGGTGTATTCAATGTTTGGGGTGTTTGCTGCTCTGGGTTTCTTTGCTCCTGCTCTGTTCCTGGTTCCATATGCACGTAGTAAGGGGATTGAGGAGTACCAGGCGGCTGCACTCATGTCTATCTCTGCAGTGTTTGACCTTTTTGGAAGGGTGTTCTTTGGCTGGGTGGCTAACCTGAGGCTGGTGAAGACA GTGCAGCAGCTCACAGCTACAGTGATTCTCCTGGGTACTGTGTTACTCCTCTGCCCACTAGCCTCCTCATTCCCTGAGCTGGCTGCTTTCAGCGCAGCTTACGGCCTCGTGTTTGGTGCCACAGTTGCCATCCACATCACCGTGCTGGCTGAAGTGGTGGGCGTCCAAAGGCTCGGAAGTGCACTGGGGTTTTTCATGCTCATACGCAGCAGCGGAGGCCTGCTCGGACCACCCATTGCTG gattCTTCATTGACAAAATGAGTGATTATGGGACAGGTTTCCTCATGGCAGGAGTGGCTCTTATCATCTCTGCTCttttcctgctcctcctccatcaGATGAATCGCAGGGAACAGAGGTCAACCCAGAAAACCCATGACATGCAACTGGACAATATGGGACAAACCTTCAGTGCTGAAGCCAAAGAGCTGGACGTTACATTAACAATGGAGAAATAG